The genome window TTTTGATAGTCACGAACAAAATTAAAAGCATTCGCATGGGGTCGATTTAGATCGGCTTGTTTGTATTTATTGTAAATCTCCCATAAGTAATTCAAATCAGTGGTAAATTTACCAAATAATTTTAATAAGAATTTATCGGCTGGCAAACCCCAAGCCAAGTCAATTTCTTTATCTGAAATATTGCATTTAAATACTTCACTATATATTCTCTTTATAGTTTTATATCGAATTTCTCTAGTTTGGACAAGAGTGTCATCATAATCAAAGATTAAGGTTTTATATTTTCTATTCATTGATTATTCGTAGCAAACATATGTAAGACAAAATAGCATTACGGAAATTTCTTAGACTCAAAATTATTTTTAAGGTAGAAGGGAAGGGAATCATTCCTAATAAAGCCATAGCTATTTAAAGAAAAAACAAATTGTATTAAGTTTCAATTTAGAAATAACTTATGAAGATTTTTAATATGATTAATTTGAATTTCTTGTAAGCCAATTTTAGCCGCAATTTCTGACCATTTTAGAATAGCTTCCTCAACCTCTTTGATTATTTCTTTTGGTTTTTTGATATCAGCAGCTTTTGCGGCTTGTAGTAAGTCATCTAGTGTAAAATTTCCCCTTTTTCCGTTACAAGACATTTGATGTTGTTCGATGAATTTATTCCCCGGTTTATAACTGAAGCACAAATCATATGCTGGAGTTAATTGCCATTCACCATTTCCAAACATTAAAAATGCATGATTTTTTGTATGATCATCTTGGTTCCTAGTACATATATTAAAAACCATACGCTTATACATTTCATTTAAATCTACTTGAGAAAGTTTTAAATCCCGAATTGTTTGAAAGATTCTTTCATAGCCAAAATTTCCTGGGGGATCTCTATCTAAATGCGTCATTCCAGCAAAAGTTAAAACATGAACTTTTTCATTCCCATCAATTCGATCAAAACGTTTTGTCATAAAATGTGCTTTTTCACCATCTTGTAACAACCGAAATTCCATTACGTTAATGCCTGCTTCATATGCCATTTCGTTGTAAGCATATTCAATTCTACCTATTTGTTTTGATGTGGCATGCTCTTCATTCTCAAATTCATCAAATTTTATTATCCAATGCTCAAAACCTTCAGGAACATTTGTCTGACCTGATAAAACTTGTTTAGTGTCATCATTAATTGCTATAATAGCTTTTGCTTTCGCTCCTCCAGCACTAGTACCTACAGATATTAATGTATCTATTCCTTTCTCATTGATATTTGTATTAAAAGGAGATTGTCCCAAAAACCGTTAGAAATCAATTAGGCGGATAAAGATATATTCATCTCTGTAAAGTTTTCTTCAATTACTTTTTTATTGGCTAAATAATTGGATAGAAATTTTTCTATTTCTTTGTATCCTTTTACTTTTCTGAAATGAAGCTCTTGTGCATATAGGAGAGCTGCTGTCCATCGTGTTGTCATGTCTCGATTTTTACGCCACCTTTTTACTCGGTTCATTTGAAATCTTGGATGTGAAAAGGCTGAATCAATGGGATTCGTTGATTGAAATGTTTTTCGAATTTCGATTGGTAAT of Leptospira sp. GIMC2001 contains these proteins:
- a CDS encoding type II toxin-antitoxin system HipA family toxin, producing the protein MGQSPFNTNINEKGIDTLISVGTSAGGAKAKAIIAINDDTKQVLSGQTNVPEGFEHWIIKFDEFENEEHATSKQIGRIEYAYNEMAYEAGINVMEFRLLQDGEKAHFMTKRFDRIDGNEKVHVLTFAGMTHLDRDPPGNFGYERIFQTIRDLKLSQVDLNEMYKRMVFNICTRNQDDHTKNHAFLMFGNGEWQLTPAYDLCFSYKPGNKFIEQHQMSCNGKRGNFTLDDLLQAAKAADIKKPKEIIKEVEEAILKWSEIAAKIGLQEIQINHIKNLHKLFLN